The Colletotrichum destructivum chromosome 7, complete sequence genome contains the following window.
ACTGCTGTTAAACGCTTACCTTTAAAGTCTAAGGCTTTAGGAAGCTGTCCTATCAACATTCCCTAAGCACTAGTTAGTTGTAGGTTAAATCCCTTAAGGTAGGCTACATGCTGCACTGTTCTCTGATAGTCTAGATCAAGGGTTATGTCACAAGCCTAATTGTAAGCACTGCAGTCACTAGTTGCCTGCATGTGTAGATAGTCACACTAGATACACGTGCCTATAGAGTAGATAGTCTTATTCCTAGTGAAACTTCCCCTAAGGAAGATGAACTTGAAAGATATGTACTCAATTGCAGCTGCACTTTTGCTAATGCTGTTTGCTTCTCTTCACCATTCAAACGTGTAGATCGGCGACCTTACTAGGCTTTATAGTCCAGCAACTGTGCAGCCTATCGACTCTGCTGCACCTTACGGTCCAGCCATCACGCAACCTATCCTATCTATCGGACTGCAACAGCTGCCACAAGGGCTGTGTTAGGTTGCATGTTGTTCTTTTAAGGCAAATCTAGTTGCCATCATCTGCGCTGGCGTCGATACAGCTTGCATACCTAGGTTTGGCTTAGCACTGCATTCCCTAGCAGCTATTTTATTCTATTCTAACTATCAAACGCAAAACTCTAAGGGGGAGGAACAAAAGGCGCACCTGGACAACAACCTTCCTGTTTAGAATTAGGTAATGGTTGTTGATTCTGGTTTGGATACCGGGAAGCGGTTTCCGTCTGAAGCCAGGGTGCACTGCCCAGTGATTATGTAACACAACATCTCACTTGCGTCATGTGTCATGATCACCGCCTGCAAGATGTGTCACAAATTCACAGCATTCTCATGTATTTAAAGGCAATAAGGGGAAATTCATCAGTTGAGACTTGCAGCTTATATTCTGACTAAAAATACATAAGAAGAGACTAACAAAACGCTAAAAACACATCAAGCTCCTCAAAACACCAAAAGTGAAGTTCTCCCCTTCCAGAATCGAACTAGAGACCTTTCGATGACAATGTAACCATTACAGTCGAACGTGATGAACCAACTACACCAAGGGGAGGTACCAAGGCTGTGCCTTGCTCGGTGGATGCTGTTACCGAAGAGAAAATCACTCAAGAGGGGTCGCAATCTCATTCTTCAGATCAGCACCCCCACAGGACCCTCCTTCATCTACCACATGTTGACCTGTGACCCAACGCCGATGAAGACACAGGTCTGGGGTGTGTCTTGCTTTAAATGATTGGTTATATTGTTCGCTATGTTCAATTCGAATCACAACAAGTTTGACATGCCATAAGCTCTCAATGTCTTAGATTCTGTGGCTTTTGACGTTTGCTAGAGTGGGTCCAGGTATCATTAACAAGCGGGCTTGCCAGTTCAATAATGATTTGTCTAATGACCAGTCTCTGTGAAATAAACGCTGACTGGGAGTTGGAAACGAAGTTTTCACGGAGTGACTTGAGACTTGATTTCAAATGTATTGGGTGGTCAATGATGGGACCGAGAGCATCAACAGCTTTGATTTAGAGGAAGTAACCAGGCCAAGCAGGAGCTAGGAAAGCACTTATGGTTAGATGGATTGTTTCCTACCCTTTCCCATCTCAGACAACGAGAACGGAAAATATACAAGCCTGCTGCTTTGCCTCTCTGTATCTTcatcttttcttttttctttcttttcggGACActgcctcttcctcttattcttcttttctctcaAGTTCAATACACTCAGTCCCCTCAGTCCCTCTCGCTCGCCCGTCCGCCTCTGCGCTTGCGGTCACCGGCACCCGCGTCAATTTTTCGTCGGGTTCCTTGTTAGCCCCTTCGCCCAAATCGACAGCCTCATGTCAACTAGCATCGGACTCGTTTTCCTTCAACCCGCCCCTttggaaaaggaagaaaactAATAAAGCACCAAAAAAAAGGGGACGCACAAATGCTATTGTGGCTCCTGAACTCTGTTGTTGCATCTAAGCCAGTCCAATATTCGGGAAGGTAACTAAGGTCCCTTGCAGTACACTCTTGCCCCCCGTACTAACCTTTTTCAAGTTTAACACACTTGGGAGCCGGAGCCCGTTCGAAGTGGCCCGAACCGGGAATTTGCAGAAATGGCAACCCAGGCCGGCCAGTCCGGTGGTAACAGATCCCAATCCGAAGTCGCCCGAATGATCACTGTCCTCAACGACCAGATCTACACGGATCCTACTAGCGACATTTCAGATGATCCCAATTCCGAAATCATGGTCCAACCCCTGGGAGCTTGGAAGACGTTGAAGCTTTACAACAGAGCCTGCTGCCGGTATAAACTACACATGCTTGATCGCCATCACTACGCCACGAAGTCCGTCCGCCAGGGACACTTATCGGCTCCCGAACCGGAGAAGGACGAAGTCCACAGCCTTTCTGGTACCAAGTCAGTCAAGAAGAAAACCTTTGTCGCCAAAAAGAACAACGGGCCCCACGAAGACCCTTCCGACTCAGCTGAATACGCCGACGTTTATATCGGCGTCGACTGCGACACTATGGCCCCTGTAATTATGCGGGGAAAGCAGCAACGATTGATGAGGGCGCCTGATACCGGTGACAACTTCAACACGATCCACGCCCATATCGTCGGGTGCAACACAGTCCCATCGGTCATCAACCCCCATTACTCTCTGCTGAAGAAAACTCGGCTTTCTTTCGCCAAGGCAGTCTCAATGGGACCCTACGCAATCGATCAATTTCCCGATGCCATCAAGCAGGAAATCAATGAGGAGGCGGTCCTTGAATATCGCAAGGACATCGATTATAAGCTCCATCTGGGGGTCCCTTGTGAGCCAATTCAAAACACCAGTTTGCACCCGCTTTCCTTCGCTGCGCTGGACCGAACGTCGCCGAACAGTTTTCAGATGATGGACTTCTTCTGGCCCAAGATGAAAACCATCGAATACCCAAAGACAATTGGTCAGGCCGTTCTCGAAGCCCTCGAAGCCTTGCCTCACGACCTGGTACTCGACAACGTGGCTctggccctcgccctcatctGGTGCCGGCtgatggacgaggtcgacTTCTATCCTGAGCTGCTCGTCAAAGTGAGCTCGAATGCCCGCAAGAGGTCCAAGATCAAGCCTGTCAGCCTCATCGTATTCTTGGTATACGGGTCGCATTTTCTTCGACTCCATAGCTGGTCCTCGTTGGCCGTGTACGGGCATCCGTTTCGCGCCATCAGCTCCCTCTATGAGAACGATGTTGCGTTCCACAAGAACCTGCAACTTGACCCGAAGCTCGTGGACGAGCTCGCGATCCGCACGGAGTTCAGGATGATAAACCTGCAGAAAGATGACTAGAGGTTCATTCTGCCGCAGACATTTCCTGGCTCCCCCGAGCCGATGCCCGCCGGTCGCGGCCACAGAGCCCGTAACGTACCGGCTGTATGGgatgtccttcttctcgatgaTATCCATACCATTGGACTCCCTTCCTACCGCAACAATGCCAGGTTGGGCGAGAAGTGGGTAGGACCCCTTTTCTGTCACCACCTCTTTCACGAGCATTGGATTCCCGAGCGCAACATGAACAGCTCCGTCTTCAGCAGTATGACGGCCCCCTTTTACCGAGTCGACGTTCTTCACTCCTACCAACCGCCCGAGTCGTCGAACCTCAATAGCCTATTTTGGTGTGCACCGGCCAATGTCGTCCAGTCGCGTTATTCAAccatcgccttcgtcgaCAATGCCGTCCCCGAACCCCCCCAAGTTGACGGGCTCGCATTCCAGAACAACATCGTTTTCAATCCCGCCGGGTACTTTCCATCGATCCCATGGGGTCTCTGGAAGAACGAGTTCCTTGAGCGAGTCGCCAGCGCAGCAAATGGCGGCAAGAGTCTGGCGGAAATCGGCTTCAACCAGAACAGTATGCTTCCTGAGTGGGACGGCATGGACCAAAAGTTTGTCAGAGGAGGCCCAACTATCTCACCCCTTGACAATAACCAAGTTAGTTCCAATGCCTCTGTTACCAATTTGGGttccgaggacgaggaaccCGATGAGCAAGAGGAACCAGCGGAACCAGATGAGCCCGATGAGCAAGAGGAATCAGTGATTCCAGGGGAGCCCGTCGAACAAGAAGAACCAGTGGAACCTGAGGAGCCTGTCGAACAAGAGGAACCAAGGCGGTCCGTGGAATTCGTCGACAGACAGTACGTGGACGAGCTTTTCCGAATTGCCCAAGTCCATTTCATGATACCCCCTCTTCATTTCAGCGACTCGATGAAGCCCATCATCAGTCTCGTTGCGAAGCATTACGAAGCCCCAGACAACATTACGCGGGACGAATTCGATATGGAGTTTGGGTATGCCGTGGAAACGTTCAAGGAGCTCTATGATGCAGTGGAATATATAGTCGATGACATTCCGTTGGCGGAGGAAGATTTCGAAACGAGAGTGGTCGACTCAGTTGCCGCTCTCCTTGGACTGGAACCCAACGCTGGCATTAACGGTATCAAGGAGGTGAATGCCGATCTGGCTGCCAAGCTTGATGCCATTCGGTGGCAAGCAACTCACGACATCGACGGGGTCAGTTTTGCCGATGACTCTTATTTCAAAGAGCGCCTCGATGAGGTTCTCGGCCATCCTACTATGGAGGTCTATGATTCTCTCTTTGCGCTGCAACAAGCCTACGAGTCGTTGAAGGATGTAGTCCCTTCGTCCGAAGTCTAATCGGGGTTTGAGCCCGCTCCTTTGGAACATACAGCGGCTCCGAACCGCACAATATTCCATTTGACAACAAAGGTTTCCTGAGAACCAACTTTGAACACATTGTACTACCACACTCAGTACTCTTTTAGTTTCATGGCAATATCACTCATAACACTATTCCGTGGCCGGTCTGATATGTTGGATGTGAGTTTCCCCGGCACCCATGTTGTTTTCTCTTCAGACaggaggaaaaaaaaggttcTTAGACGGAGAGCGTCTGCAATTGACACCCTTTCTCCTTGGTTTAAGACACCTACAACACGGCTAGAGTCTCAATTGCGTTCTTACTCACTCATGTATATCAATATGTGATGCTAGTGCAAAAAGAATTGGGGTCGTGGCGAAGAGGGCTCTTATACGACGCCTAGAACGCCGAGAGCGTGTCATATGGTATCATTTGACCATTACCTCTAAACAGTGACCAAGCAATCCTGTCGACGAGACACTCCGCATCGACCCCTCGTACCCCTCAGAATCCTTCAACTTGCGTCCCGATTCCCTTCTCTCGCGCAAGTTGGACCATGTGCATACCGACTGCCAAATCCATTAACCCCAGCCCGACGCTCTTGTAAATCACCGTCCCGTCCCGGAGCCACTTGACCAGGgcatcctccttcttgtGTTTGTCGGACGACCTCTGGCTCGAGCTCCGGCGCAGCATGCTCGGCCCCTTGCTGCTGTGGCTACCGGTGGTAGAGTCCTTGCTGATGGACGATCGCGAATCCGACACGGAAGCCCCGTCGGACCCCGTGAAGGCCGACTTGATGGAAGGCGTACCCGAGAagtcgagcttgtcgagctcCGACGGCGCGATGCtcgccgtctcgccgccggtctcggtctcggcagcctcctcttcctcgtgCATGCGGCGCAGCATAATGAGCTCCCCGAGTCTGCAGGCCCTCGTTAGCTTGTTGGCTGAATCTCAAAACATCACCGTGGCCAAGAACACTCACTCGACGAGCTGCGTCGGCTGCAAACCAGCCGCGATGACCTCCCCGGCCTCCTTGAGCGCCCCGTCCAACGTATCCACCACAATCACACCGCCCTCGGGGGCATGCTTGTGGAAATGCCAGTGCGGCTTCTCATGCTTCGTTGCCTGGAGCAGCAACCCCTCGGGTAACTCCCTCATGCTCGGCGTATAACTCCCAATAGCCGCAACAAGCCTCCCTTTCCTTCGGCCCTCGTGGTTCGTCAGTACCTCGGCCTCGAACAGGTCCTCTGTCGACGGCGTGCAGCAGTACAccacgtcggcgtcgcggatCTGCTCCCTCTGCAGCCGCTTGAACTCTCCGTACCCGGGAGTGAGGATGCTGAACGTGGCCTCGCCCCAGCCTTCGCGCTCCTTGATGTGCGCGGGCACCTCATAGAACTGTCGGAGGAAGACGCGCGCCTGATCCGAGAAGCGGCGGTTGATGACGTTGACGTGCTTGATGGTTGAACCGCGGATGAGCAGGGCCAGGCGGACATGCCAATAGGCCTGGAGACCGACGCCAAAGACGGTGACGGTCTTGACCTGCCCTCGACGTGCAAGGAGACAGGTCGAGGTGAGGGCGGTGCGGAAAGCCGTCAGAGTCTTTGCGTGGAGGAAGCCGACAGGCTGTCCGtcgggggagaggagggtcACGGCACCTGTGGGCTGGATGCTTGGCTTTGAGGCGTCTTGGGTCGCTCTGCTGGAACTCAGGGTCACAACTGCAAGGCGGGAGGAGGTGTTAGTGTGGGAGAGGGGAGTGTACTATTGTGAGAAGGACGCGTGAGGCTTGCCTTTGCATCCCATGCCCTGCGGCCCGACCGAGGGCATGTACAAGGTCGTCGCGCCCGTTTTGAGATTCTCGGTCGACATACGCTCCGGTTGGTGATATGTACCATCCTCGATGTTGTGGGTGTTGGTCGAGTATTCGTGGAGCGCTGTTGATATGATCTTTCTGAATCCTTCAAACTCGTCGGTTGTCAGGTCGGCCAGGATCGCCCTGATCTGGTCGTCGGTGAGAACCGTTAAGACCATGGCTTGTTGCGAAGTAAAAGTATCTAACCTTGAAGGGTTATCAGAGTGATATCGAGCAAAGATGGTGAATATGTTTGGCTGACTAGAAGCGATGAGAGGTTCGTTGTGTGCGATATTTGATCCAGAGCGGGgttcccccttctctacTGACTCAGGCTTACGGCGGGGGCTAACGTCGTGTTAGTATCACTCGAAAGGCTAAAAAGAAACACATCTCAACCACCTGGTTGTTGGTTCGTACGATCAAGTCCCTACCGGCTCATCCGCGCCAAGATTTGTGAAAACATACGCCTCGCGACGAGCAAATGCCACGATATGACGCAATGGTCGCATTTCTAGTTCTTTGGTGCTGACTGTCACCCGTTGATCTCCAAATAGCGCGGCCGTACACACATCTTTCCACGAATCCCCAAAGTTGCAAGGTTCTCGCGAGTCTTTCGCGATGAAAAACATTGGCAGAGGGTTGTTCCGGGCCAAGACAACGGCTGGAGACTCACACTAAACTTGCCGGTTGACTGCACAAACGAGCTTGGCTGACCACCTTCCACAGCCGGGAGTCCGGGGATCCGGAAACGCGGAGGGCCCGGCATTTCGGAGGCGTTGGAGGGGTGCGTCCCTAACGGCGGGCCGAGCCCCGGTTAGGTCACCTACACAGTCCGGGACCTGTCGGATGTGCTTGTGACAGCAGACAAAATGCGGTCGCCTGACAGCCTAGTTTCTGCCTGCTTGGCTCCAAATCATGATGTCGCACGAAAAAAATTAGACGGGGAGGGCTGTCTGAGTGTGCTGTCCTCGTCCAGTGATAAAATGTCGTGAAAGACACGAAATATAATTGGCAACGTGCTTTTCCCTCTTCATCACGGCTAGAGCCGACCTCAAGGTTCTGCTCTTGACCATCTGGGACTGGGActcggacgaagacgatTTTGCCCTCGTCACCCCAAAGACAGACGTCCTCCCCTGGACCTGGCGCCAACGCGGCCACCTCTGCAAGGCCCCCCAAAACGGATGCAGTGATTTAGGAGATGAAGGTGCTTGCGCTAGCGTATCTGTGGTTCTCACGCCCTTGCCTGCCTGTGGCCTTGTTGACGGAGACATTTGGAAGTGGAGAGAGACATGATTGCTTGATGACCCAGGCATTTCTACAGGCGTGACAAAACCACGGAATTCCAGGCACCCAAAGAATGAACGAACCATCAATGGGCATGTCGTGGCTGTGTATCCACAGTAGGTAGCTATGAATGGgccggggagggagaggcttTGACGAGTACACGTCTGCTCACGCCGCCACGTTTCCCACCGGACGCGTCTACCATTGATGCCGTGTCGGTTGGTAGCGAGTGGGAAGTAAGCTGCCCGGAAGGTTGACGATTTGTACTGAAGCAAGCATCGGATGTGGCGAGTTTTGAACAATTCGCAACTTGAAGACGTTGTTCACAAGCTAGCCAACAGCTACTTACTAACTCGTCTCGCCCGCCTCTGGCACTCAAGTTGGCACATACTGAAAACACATTAAGTTTAGTAACATTGACAACAAACCAGCAACTGTTCATCGAGACAAATTACACAGCCATCTACTTCAATCGCGcaggggaaaaaaaaaagaagggggacCTGACAACCTGCCATGCTCGAAGAGGATCGACGACAGTGCATCCTCACTTCTCCCTGAGCTGAGGCCCGGGCCCGGAAAGTGTCAGGACGTTGTTTCATAAACCTCTTACACCTCACCCCTCCAAAAGAACCTACCCTCCTGGATCCACCGCAGGGTCAAAGCCTGTGGCTGGACGGCCGCCCGTTTTGGTCTCCAGCAGAAAGGCCACGATGGAAACGAGACTTTTCGGGCAAGAGGATAATAATTTGGATCACTTTATAGACTTTGAGAAAACGAGAAGAGGCAAAAGAGACAGGGCATTTGATGACGAACGACGTTTACAATAAGCTAGGAATCTTGATTCAATGAGCTCGTAGAGTGGCAGATCTCGCAACCACGGGGCGCCTCTTCACTCACCTCAAGGGAAAAGAGAACAGCAAAGGGAACCATCCAATCACAGTAGCAATTTTGCCCAGATCCGACCCTGTGATATTTCATCTGTTTTCGTTTTTACTTTGAAAACTCAGTTGAGCCGTCCCAGGCCCTGAGCACCTACCTCAGCTGTATACGTACTACCTTCCAATTGCTAGGTACCTGTAGCTCGCCCGAGATACAGCAAGATCCTTTGGCTGCCGGgccaaacccccccccccccagagACAGCCagtggacgacgacgacgacgtgggcCCTCCTAGCCAAAGCGAGCCCATCTGACTGGTCCAGACGACGGGGACCTGCCACCCCAAGCCCACTGTCCCCCAACGTCCAAGCCTCGAACTCGGCACAAGAGGCTACGTACGACGCACTTGGCCCTGCGCCCCGAATTCGTAGACCTCTATCTTTCCCCGGGAGCTGACAACAAACCCGGCCACTCCATTCCACCAATTCCACCTCATCCACCCGCGACACCGAAGCTTTAATCCACGCAACATCGCAATCGAACCGTCAACAAACAACTGACGCATCGCAACATCGTCAAGTCGCAGCCCTCGCCCGACACCGCACACGAAGCCCCGacttctctgtctctccctcCGTGTCGATCCCATCTCCGTGAGCTTGATCTCGGCCCATCTCCACAATAGCTCGGAAAGTCCACGTACGCCAACACCAAGAAAAGTTTCCTACCACAACAAAAACACCACACATACCGCCAACATGACGCTCAAGGAGGAGTTCGCGACTAGAAACTTCAGTAGGTGCTTCTCGACTCCCTGTACCCCTCCCGCTCGCCCATCGTTGCTTGCGCCGGATTGTCCCTCCGGCATACTGGCCTGGGCCGGGTCTCCCCGTATTGAAGCCGTCGCTAACCTGTCAACATAGGCATTTACGGCCAATGGTAAGAGCTCCCGCCGTCTTGTTACTTGCGCATCTCGAGCGATGAACCCCTCTTCGATTTCTTGGAGTCATGGACGACCGTCGTTGCAGCCATTCCACAATGTGCTTCTGCGGTTGCGTTCAGGATGACGATCGTGTGGGACATTGACGCTACCGGACAGACAATAGCTGACTCAAGAACCAATGCAGGCTGGGCGTTCTGTCCATGATTCTGTGCTTAGCACTGGGCATCTCCAACATCTTCACCATTCATCCCcttctcatcatcttctGCGCCCTCGCCCTGTAAGTTCATCATGGCCTCCTGCATCCTCACTCGGAACTCCATCTAACGTGGGCCGGGTCCTCTTAGTGCCTCCGCGCTGGTGATCCTCTTCATTGAGATCCCCTTACTGCTCCGAATCTGCCCTACCTCGTCCACCTTCGATGGCTTCATCCGCAAGATCTCCACCAACTACATGCGCGCTGGCGCCTACGCCGGCATGGCCGTCATCCAATTCCTTAGCACTATCATCGTCACCAGCAGCTtgatcgccgccggcgtcttcctctctctgGCAGCCATCTGctacctcctcgccggcatcaaggGCCAGGCCTTCGTCGGCAGCAAGACCCTGGGCGGCCAGGGTGTCGCTCAGATGATTGTCTAGGAGAAACGCAAACAGCAAGACGGTCGCGGTCAAGAGGCGTAGACCGAAGCATcgcccgcggccgcggccgcaaCCGCAACGACAGCTGAACCAGCATGGGCAAACGTCAATGATATCCAGTGCCTGGAAGCACGCAGAAAACGGGGATGATGAACAAGGGGAATGAGTGTATACAATCGTGAGTATTGAAGGTCCATGGCGGTCATGACTGCGTGTGACGCGCAATGGCGCGGAGTGGTCGCAGAGACAGGCGTGGACTTTGTTTTTTGATATGCAACGGCCGGCATATTCGGAAAGGAACTCGGCGTCCCGGAACAAGCTTAGGCTTCGTGTGTACGACTTCGGTTGCGCTTTGGTTCCTAGAAGCTCCGGATGTTATGATAGCTTTCTTCATTGCACTGAATTTACT
Protein-coding sequences here:
- a CDS encoding Putative ornithine cyclodeaminase/mu-crystallin, NAD(P)-binding domain superfamily — translated: MVLTVLTDDQIRAILADLTTDEFEGFRKIISTALHEYSTNTHNIEDGTYHQPERMSTENLKTGATTLYMPSVGPQGMGCKVVTLSSSRATQDASKPSIQPTGAVTLLSPDGQPVGFLHAKTLTAFRTALTSTCLLARRGQVKTVTVFGVGLQAYWHVRLALLIRGSTIKHVNVINRRFSDQARVFLRQFYEVPAHIKEREGWGEATFSILTPGYGEFKRLQREQIRDADVVYCCTPSTEDLFEAEVLTNHEGRRKGRLVAAIGSYTPSMRELPEGLLLQATKHEKPHWHFHKHAPEGGVIVVDTLDGALKEAGEVIAAGLQPTQLVELGELIMLRRMHEEEEAAETETGGETASIAPSELDKLDFSGTPSIKSAFTGSDGASVSDSRSSISKDSTTGSHSSKGPSMLRRSSSQRSSDKHKKEDALVKWLRDGTVIYKSVGLGLMDLAVGMHMVQLAREKGIGTQVEGF
- a CDS encoding Putative TVP18/Calcium channel flower, coding for MTLKEEFATRNFSIYGQWLGVLSMILCLALGISNIFTIHPLLIIFCALALASALVILFIEIPLLLRICPTSSTFDGFIRKISTNYMRAGAYAGMAVIQFLSTIIVTSSLIAAGVFLSLAAICYLLAGIKGQAFVGSKTLGGQGVAQMIV